In Euphorbia lathyris chromosome 2, ddEupLath1.1, whole genome shotgun sequence, the sequence TTAAAGAAATTATTTTCGCAGTTTTAGTGAATTATATTACTtatagatattattttttttacttgttttgaattgttttagtgATATTgttgttaaaatattattttttgacatatttttaaaaatatatgtttcaaacatacatatttttcaatattaaactattttatattattatttttagataataatgtatattttaattacaattatataataatttatttattcgcaaataaaaaaatataaatacgttaatctTTAATTAATATCAGACTAAAGCTATATGTGATAAAATAGCAGTCATGCTAAATGGGTATTGGCGGGGGCGTGGTGTGTAAAATGGAAAGCGTGGAAATACCTCTGTACGCGTAAGGAATGTGGGGCTTGAATTTCAGACGTTTTCAGGAGGTCAACCTTACTTTTCTAGGTAAATAAGCTTGGAAATTTATTACCTGACTTGAGACTTTGGTATCATGGATCTTTAAGGCAAGATATTTCCCTAATTCAGATTTCAGGGAGGCGCGGTTGGGTTATAACCCAATTGCAATATGGTCCAGGATTTTTAAAAGCTGCGGATTGGTTATTGCGGGTACCCGGAATCGAATAGGCAATGGCTTGATTCGGACACAGGAGCCCCTAGTCAAGTGGTAGTGCCAGATGAAGAGTGGACAATGGAATCACGATATGCTAACTGGGTTATTTTCACAGGCTGATCGGCTACTTATCCTATGTATCCTGATCTCCTTGCGTGAAACTGAAGATAAGTTATGTTGGTGGTGGGAGAAGAGAGTTAATTACAGTGTTAAAACATCTTACTATGCTTTGGTATCATCTTACCCGAAGCCCCCAAAGGAGACCTGTAGGGCCCTCTGGAGTAAGCTATTGCAAATATCTTGTCCACTAAAAGTCAAAAACTTTCTTTGGCGTGCAGCTTGAAACATTCTACCAACAAACGAAAATCTTCTGATTCGGTAGGTAAATATTGATTCTGTTTGTCCATTATACCTACAGGTGGTTGAGTTTGTATCACATATTCTCTTCGTTTGCCCGATCACGACTGTTGCCTGGAACTAGCCGCAAATCAAAGGAAGTAAACCAAACCCGAATGAGACGAAGTTCGACCAATGGTGGCAGACCATGCTATGCAGCAGTTCGCTCACCAATGCAGGCGCTTGGGTTATGCTGATGTGGTTCATCTGGCACGGAAGTAACCAATTAGTATAGGAGAGACGACAGTTCAGTCCGCCTGAGATCGCACTGAGAGCGCCTCGTTTTCTGGTATCGTCGAGGCAGACATAGAATTGCCACGAATTAGCAGCCCAGTCGCAACCAGCAGCTCGAAACAGAAGCCGGATCCCACCGTCGATAGGAATACAAATTAACTTCGATGCCTCGGTCAGAATAGGGGACGAAATGGTCGGGATTGGAGCAGTTATACGATATTCAAATGGATTGTTTATTGCGGCCCACATGGGTCACTGGTGGGGGATTTTCCACTGACATTGGCTGAGGCAATCTCTTGCCACGAAGCACTGAGCTGGATCAAGCACCGAGGGGACACTGTGGTCAGTGTGGAGGGAGATTTGCAACTGGTTATCAATTCGTTAGTGCAAGATGATGAGGATGATTGCTCGAGTATCGAACTCGTTTTGGCAGACTGTCGGAACCTCGCCAAGACCATTTCACACTGtagttttcattttattcatacaGATGCCAACTGTACAACCGATAAGACTGCAAGATTGGAATCCATGCATTATCATTCACGATAACTCCTTTCATTCATCCTTCTTTTGTAAGTCTGATAGCTATTGATTAAATTattctttcattaaaaaaacagACTAATCCACATAAATCTTGTAAAATTGGATTTGATTACATAGTACTTAGCCCCGATGGTCAATTTCACCCGAAGTCTCCAAACTTTTCAATTTATACCACAAGTACCCTAAATCCACTGGATCTTTTGCTCCAATTCTTAGAATGGATAGTGCTGCAATGTTTTACGgttagtttagttttatttaGTTGGAAACAGTGTAGAGGGATTCGATTACTACGACCTTTCCTTCCACCAaaaagatttttattttatttcattacTATGATCGAATATATTTcctatctttatatatattccATCTCCATAGTATttacaaattaaattattaatgtgAATGATAAACCTGTGAGTGAGCAGTTACTTTGCCCAAggtatattatattctttttgtatttgaaaaGAGGTCTATTACAATATTCTAATTTGAAAGAAGATGCTAACTTTTGACGTGGTTGGACGGGCGTAGCTTCTTCTGTTTTGAAATTACGTATAAAAACTTATTTTACAAAACTTGGTCGACTGAGTCACAGCTATAGTATACAGCAGATGAGTAAACATGTCAAAACGCCAtccaaccaaaaaaaaaaagccatCCAATCAGAATCCAAAATATGATTCAGCACTCAAAAATGTACCGTTGGGTTGTTTTCCACTGATTAAAGCagatatagacaaagaaacAGTAAAGATTTGAAAACCTAGCAGTTCTAAACAATTGAAATTGACAATTGAATATGTGCCAAAGTTGTGTTCTATCTTAAAGTTAACTTGATTTTGTGCATCAGATGCAATAAAGTGGTTGTCAAGCCACGTATCTACTTAATAAACGAACAAAAAGTTACAATCAAACTCAGAAAAATTCCCCAATATAAAGAGCAAGATGCTAGGAAGCATTAATCAAGTACCAGAACATTCCCTTTCTAGTATATTCAAAGAGAAATGGCATCACGTTCTGCAACCCCACTAGCCCTGTTCTTGGTTGTAATTCTAACAGCAGTGGTGCATTCTAGAGCTGGGGGAATAGCAATCTACTGGGGTCAAAATGGAAATGAAGGAACCCTAGCAGAGACTTGTGCCTCAGGAAACTATGAATATGTAAACATAGCTTTCCTACCGGTTTTCGGGAATGGACAGACTCCGCAAATTAACCTTGCAAGTAAGGCTGTCAATTCTTGACAGGATAAACATAATTTACAGAAACAATCCATCTAACACAACCTATTTAACACTATTATCATTTATGGTACATTTATAGCATATATAGAAATGTAGAGTGTATAAATCATATAACACGATTATGACATAGTAACCTGTTTTGACACTTCTACTTGCAGGCCACTGTGATCCAGGCAGCTGCACAGGCTTAAGCTCTGATATAAAATCATGCCAAGCCAAAGGCATCAAGGTGTTGCTTTCTATTGGAGGAGGAGCAGGGAGTTACGCTCTTACCTCTACTCAGGATGCAAGGCAAGTTGCTACTTACCTCTGGAATAATTTCCTAGGGGGACACTCTTCATCTCGTCCGTTTGGCCCTGCAGTTCTAGATGGAATCGACTTCGACATCGAAGGAGGATCAAGTGAACATTACAATGAGCTTGCTAGCTTCCTCTCTGGATATAGTAAGAAAGGTAAGAAGGTCTACTTAGCTGCAGCACCTCAATGCCCATTTCCTGATGCTTGGATAGGAAATGCTCTCCAAACCGGTCTTTTCGACTACGTTTGGATTCAATTCTACAACAATGCTCCTTGCCAATATTCTCCGGGAAGTATTGACAACCTTGAAAATTCATGGAAGCAATGGACCTCAAGCATCCATGCTACCAAAATATTTCTGGGATTGCCTGCTGCTCCTGCTGCAGCTGGTAGTGGTTTCATCCCTGTAGCTGATCTAAATTCAAAGGTCCTGCCAGCAATTAAGAATTCTGACAAGTATGGTGGTGTTATGCTTTGGTCCAAGTACTATGATGATCAAACAGGTTACAGTAAAGCCATCAAAAACCATGTCTAAAATACAATGTTCGAGTTGTACATGTATTTCTATTCTGGAAATTTAAACCTGTCCAC encodes:
- the LOC136217127 gene encoding hevamine-A-like, producing MASRSATPLALFLVVILTAVVHSRAGGIAIYWGQNGNEGTLAETCASGNYEYVNIAFLPVFGNGQTPQINLASHCDPGSCTGLSSDIKSCQAKGIKVLLSIGGGAGSYALTSTQDARQVATYLWNNFLGGHSSSRPFGPAVLDGIDFDIEGGSSEHYNELASFLSGYSKKGKKVYLAAAPQCPFPDAWIGNALQTGLFDYVWIQFYNNAPCQYSPGSIDNLENSWKQWTSSIHATKIFLGLPAAPAAAGSGFIPVADLNSKVLPAIKNSDKYGGVMLWSKYYDDQTGYSKAIKNHV